A part of Aegilops tauschii subsp. strangulata cultivar AL8/78 chromosome 2, Aet v6.0, whole genome shotgun sequence genomic DNA contains:
- the LOC109780465 gene encoding arginase 1, mitochondrial, whose product MHLVCCGECFAIFEHLKRHMNLLEKQASCTSLAWYFVTSLPSFFSSPQPQARGRFARLLLSPSPPPVLLPSSHPLDDSSAMGGAAAAAGAARWIQRLSAARISTEALERGQSRVIDASLTLIRERAKLKGELLRAMGGVKASATLLGVPLGHNSSFLQGPAFAPPRIREAIWCGSTNSSTEEGKELNDPRVLTDVGDVPIQEIRDCGVEDDRLMHVISESVKTVMDEDPLRPLVLGGDHSISYPVVRAVSEKLGGPVDILHLDAHPDIYDCFEGNTYSHASSFARIMEGGYARRLLQVGLRSITKEGREQGKRFGVEQYEMRTFSRDREKLENLKLGEGVKGVYVSVDVDCLDPAFAPGVSHIEPGGLSFRDVLNILQNLQGDVVAGDVVEFNPQRDTVDGMTAMVAAKLVRELSAKISK is encoded by the exons ATGCATCTCGTATGTTGTGGCGAGTGTTTTGCAATCTTTGAACATCTAAAAAGGCATATGAATCTTCTAGAGAAACAGGCATCGTGCACTTCACTCGCTTGGTATTTCGTCACGTCTCTTCCTTCCTTTTTCAGTTCCCCGCAGCCGCAGGCCAGAGGCCGCTTCGCTCGTTTGCTTCTCTCGCCGTCTCCTCCTCCAGTCCTCCTCCCCAGTTCCCACCCCCTCGACGATTCCTCGGCGatgggcggcgcggcggcggcggcgggcgccgcCAGGTGGATCCAGCGGCTGAGCGCGGCCAGGATCTCGACGGAGGCGCTGGAGCGGGGCCAGAGCCGCGTCATCGACGCCTCCCTCACCCTCATCCGCGAGCGCGCCAAGCTCAAG GGAGAGTTGCTGCGTGCTATGGGTGGTGTCAAAGCTTCTGCGACACTCTTAGGAGTACCCCTTGGGCACAACTCATCTTTCTTGCAGGGGCCTGCATTTGCGCCTCCTCGCATAAGGGAGGCCATTTGGTGTGGAAGCACCAACTCTAGCACAGAAGAAG GCAAAGAATTAAATGATCCAAGAGTGCTAACTGATGTTGGTGATGTCCCCATACAAGAGATTCGTGACTGTGGTGTTGAAGATGACAGATTGATGCATGTAATCAGCGAGTCTGTCAAAACAGTGATGGACGAA GACCCTCTTCGGCCGTTGGTCTTAGGAGGCGATCACTCGATATCTTATCCAGTTGTTAGGGCTGTGTCTGAAAAGCTTGGCGGACCTGTTGACATTCTTCATCTTGACGCGCATCCAGATATCTATGACTGTTTTGAGGGGAACACTTACTCACATGCTTCTTCATTTGCAAGAATAATGGAAGGAGGTTATGCGAGGCGACTTTTGCAG GTTGGACTTAGATCAATTACTAAAGAAGGACGTGAGCAAGGGAAGAGATTTGGTGTGGAACAGTATGAGATGCGAACCTTCTCCAGGGATCGGGAGAAGCTTGAGAATCTG AAACTTGGGGAAGGTGTGAAGGGGGTGTATGTCTCCGTCGACGTGGACTGCCTCGACCCGGCATTCGCTCCTGGTGTCTCTCACATCGAGCCGGGAGGCCTCTCATTCCGCGACGTTCTCAACATCCTCCAGAATCTGCAAGGCGATGTCGTCGCAGGAGATGTGGTGGAGTTCAACCCACAGCGTGACACGGTCGACGGGATGACGGCTATGGTCGCCGCAAAGCTGGTCCGGGAGCTGAGCGCCAAGATCTCAAAATGA